The following is a genomic window from Niabella soli DSM 19437.
AAATGCCAGCCGCCGCGGGTAAAACTGTAATAACGGTGTGGAATGTTTAATCGTTTTACTACATAATCTTTTCCATACATAGCATCTTTCTTATCGGGCGCCGCCCACCAGGAATCATGGTTGCCGATGCAGCTATAGATATCATATCCTTTGATCCGTTGCAAACAATCATCCCATATCTGCCACTGCTCCGTTACGCTTTCTCTTTTTACATTATTATAAGAAGCGTCGTGAATGGAGTCTCCGGTGTTCAGGAAAAAATCAACTTTTAGTTTTTTGATCTTATCCAGGCAGTCTTTAAAGCGCTGCGGTGCATTGTCCCCGCTGCGGATGTGCACATCGGTAATATGCGCCAAAGTAAGTACCGGCTTTTCCTTGCGGGAAACCGTTGTGTTGTTTAAACCAATTGATGCAGGCGCTGCCGCCAGTACCGGCAGGCTTGCAAGGAAGTTCTTTCTGTTCATTGCAGCAAAAATAATAGGGCTGACCAAAAGTTTCTTTTGGCCGGCCCCGTTGTTTTTAATTATTTTTTATTATTGCCATCCAAAAGGCTGTTTCAATTTAGGATTCTGCGTGGTTTCTAAAACAGGAATGGGTAAATAATAATATTTGGGCTCCATAAAAGTGCGGGTGCCGGTTCCTGTAACAGTGGCACCACCATTCTCCCCGTTTTGAAGATATAGTGTTACGTTCTGATCTCCGAAAGATCCCACTTTGTAATAGATCAGGGGCTTCCCTAATGAGTTCTTTATTTTGTTGTTATCATCGGGAATGGAGGCCGAGGCGCCAATTAAGATAATGTCCGGAACGCCATCCCCTGTAAGATCAAATTGACCCAGACCGGGGAAATAAAGCCCCTGCGCATAGGGCGCAAAACCGGTGGTTCCTGCATGCCAGCGCAGCAGATCATTATAGCGCTGCCCCTCCAGGGCAAATTCCACTCTTTTCTCTCTTCTTATTTCCAGGATCAGTCCCTGGTTCGGCCCCGTAACATCCGGAAATTTAGCCATTAAAACGGGGTCCGGATTTGCATTGGCTACCACCATGCTCAATGCAGGCATACCCGCACGGGTTCTTAGCAGCCCAATAGTTTTATCAATATCAGCCTGGGTAGCAGTTCCTAATTCCGCACTGGCTTCCGCGTAGGTCAACAATACTTCAGCATACCGGATGGCCGCCACATCCACACTGCTAATAACGGTTCCGTCTGTGCTGTTATTATCAAACCCTTTCAATTGATGATACCCGGTAAAATTATTACTCAACTTCTGTACATAAGGTGTTGTGGCGGGAATTACCACTAAACCGGGATACATATAGGTAGCGTACAACCGGGGATCCCGGTTTTTAAATTCATCTACAAACTGCAACTGCTTGTAGTTAGGGTTATCAGTAAATCTGGTGCCATCCTTCATCAGATAGGTTTGCACCAGGTCGCGTGAGGGGGATTGTTCATAATCCAGTATTCCAAAATTCCCTGAACTTGAAATTTTTTTTGATGCATCATAGGCCGTGTTCAGGATCACCTCCTTATTTGAGCTCAGGTCGTCGCTGTTGAACAGATCGGAATACTTTGCTGTCAGCGAAAATTTCCCCGAGGCTATAATGTCGCTGGCTTGCTGCTGTGCCAGTTGCAGGAACCGGGCGGCGGTGGCTTGCAGGTTCAGTTCCGGATGGTATTTTCTATACGCGCCTTCAAACAAAGCCATACGTGCGTACATTGCTTTTACCGCCCACAATCCTGGTGTTCCGGCGGGAACTTTTTCCATTACATTGGCGGCCGCAAAATCCAGGTCTTTAAAGATGCTGTCCACCACCACGGTGCGTGGGTCGCTGGCTTTGTATAACATGGCGGAATCCGATGGGCTAACCGCATGGCTATACCAGGGAACGTCTGAATAATTTTTTACTTTATCCAGGTAAAATTTCGCCCGGTAATATCTTGCCAAACCGGCATAGTGGTTCTTAACGGCATCGGATACATTCGCCCTGGCATAGTTATCCAAAAAATAATTAATAGTCCTTAACCGGCCCCAGCTCCAGTTAGGCGGTGCGTTCTGAGCGCTTATATTGCCGCTCATCAGGTTTTTTATGGTCACATTGCCGGTGGTGGCATAGTCGTCTGTTGACTGTTCGTTCCCGTTCATATATATCGAAGATCCTGGTTGATCTAAAAGTCCATTGATATATAATGACAGGTCGCTCTCTGTATTAAAATAGAGCTGCGGAGCAATAATAGTTTGCGGGTAGCGGTCAAGGAAGCCCTTTTTGCAGGAGCTTACCAGCACTACCACAACGATGATTGTAAAATATTTTTTCATCTGTATAGTTTTATAAAAGCGTAATTAAAAATCAAGGTTTACCCCAACAGAATATTTTCTTTGATAAGGATAAGCCCAGCCATAACCGTCGATGATCGATTCGGGATCCACGAATTTTTTGATCTGGGAAAACTCAAACAAATTTTCCCCCGTAAAGAACACCCTGAAGCGCTGGATTCCAAACCGGTTGATCAGGCTATGCGGTAAACTATACCCTACTGTAAGATTTTTAATCCTTAAATAGGCGGCGCTCAGCAGGTATTTTGTTTGTGGAATATCGAGCCCCGCACCATAATTATTATCTGCCAGCCATGACTGCAATACCGGGTAATAAGCATTGGGGTTGGCATTAGCCAGCCCTGCATTAATATAAGACTGAGAGTAGGTAGCTTTTTCCGCATCAGTTGCAGCTGTTGCGCGGTAAAAATCCAGGTTCCAGGGATAAATATTTGCATAAGGCTGCTGATACGGCCCCCAGAACAGGTAGTGATGCGGGTAGTAATCCATTTTTGCTATGCCTTGTAAGAATAGGGACATATCGATATTATTCCATCCCATATCGATATTAAAGGAATAACGATACCGCGGACTTGAATTACCGATGATCTTCAGGTCAGCCGGGCTTTTATCGCTGGTGCCCCGTGTAATTTTCTGGTCACCGTTCAGATCCACATATTTTGGCCAGCCCGGCACAATATCAAGCGACCCCCAGGGAACAATGGCGCTTTCATCCAACTTGGCAATCTCATCTTTGCTCTTAAAGAATCCATCGCTCTGCAATCCCCAGATCTCACCGACTGTTTGACCCTGCCGGTACTTAGCCGCAAACAATCCCAGCGGGTTATCGTACCGGGTAATTTTACTTTTATCATCCCATAACTGCGCTTTTACATTAAAGGAGAAGGGCTTGTTTGCTACATTGAACGTAGTATTATAGGCCGCAGTAAGCTCCCAGCCTTTGGTAGACATATCTGCCGCATTCTGCTGCGGAGCCGTAGTACCCAGCACACCCGGAAGCACTCTCGAGGGCGCCAACATTCCCGTGGTGTTGCGTATATAATAATCGAACGTAAAGTTCAGGTGATTATTCAAAAATCCCAGGTCCGTACCCAAATTCGTTGAAGCTACGCTTTCCCAGGTATAGTTATTCGGGTCAACATTCAGGTTCGGAACAGTAGTGATCGGCTGTTGACCGGCCCCACCGATCAGATACCCTGAAGTGCCTTTTCCCAGCCCGGAGATATAGCCATAATAGTCAACCGACTGATTCCCTTGTTTCGCATAAGAGGCTCTGAGCTTGAAAGTGGAAACAGCGGAGGAAAGCCCTTTCCAGAAATTTTCTTTGTTCACCACCCAGGCGCCGGAAACACCGGGTGTAAAGGCCCAGCGGTCATTAGGAGGAAATCTTGAAGACCCATCTTCGCGAGCAGTGAAGGTTGCAATATAGCGGTCATTGAATGTATAATCGGCCCGGCCAAAATAGCTCCGGATCGCATAATCATAATAATCATATCCAAAACCTGATTGCGTGATGCTGGGATCGGAGCCCAATGTAAGACCGATATAAGGCAGGTTGGTGGAGATCAGTTGGTTCCGGTTTACCGACAAGGGATTCCACTGATAATACTCCTGGTTATAACCCGCGGTAAGTTTAATATTATGCGCCCCGAATGTTTTATTGTAGTTGGCAAACAGGTCATAAATATCCTGTCGCACCACACCATTTACATTCGTAACCGATCCCGGTGCATTTACCGTTCTTACATCGTTAGGCCCGTAGCCTACCTGTATCGGCAAATAGGAATAATACCCATTCCAAAGCTCTCTTTTATTGCTGGCGGTCCCGGTAATGGTCAGGTCGCCATTTAAAAGCGTTACGATACCTCTTAAAATGTTAGCAAAACCGAAGCGGGTTTCTTTATTTCGTCCCCCGTCCGTTAATTCACCGGCTAGAATGCCGGCCGTATTATTGCCCCAGGATCCATCAGGGTTTTTAGGAACATTCACGGGTTGCGTATAATATACATCGGTTATATTATAGGAGGGCATATCTTTTACCATCTGGTACACGCTGATATTATCTTCCACCCGCAACCATGAGGTGGGGCTGATGCCCAGGTTAGACCGTACGCCATACCGGTCCCATTCATTCTTGGTCAGTTTGATTAATCCATTTTCTTTAGTATAATCAGCCGATAACAAATAGTTGATCGGATTTTTCCCCGAGGAAGATCCACTAAAGGAGAGGGTATGATACTGTGAGAAATTGGTATTGCTGAAAAAATAGTCGTTAAAATTATAGTTACCCATATAGGCCCATTTCGTAGGATCATCAGGATTCGGTTTTACATCCGGAGCCGATGAAGGATCGTCCGACCGCTGCTTGGCCCAGGTCTGTTCCCAGGGCGCAAAGGGAGAATATTTCCAGGGAGTGTTCTCGGTAGCAATGTTCATCACCTTTCTGTAAATAAACGGGTCTGTTACAGGATCGGGCATTACCGTTCTTTTAGAAAGGGCGAAATAATCATTATAAGAAACTGTATGGCGGCCACCTGATTTTCCCTTCTTGGTTACGATCATGATCACTCCAAAGGCTGCGCGCGCACCATAGATTGCGGCCGATGCACCATCTCTGAGCGTGGTGATCGACTCCACATCAGAAGGGTTAATGCGCAGCAGGTCGTCCGTCTGCGACGCCACACCGTCAATCAATATCAGAGGCGCTCCGCCCCCGCCGTTGATAGACCCCATGCCCCGGATATTAATATTGGGCGTGGCGCCCGGCTGCCCGCTGGAATAAGAAATATTCAGGCCCGCGCTCAGCCCTTGCAATCCCTGCAGGATATTGGCCACCGGGCGTTCCGCTATCTTTTTACCAGCGATCTGATCCACCGCCCCGGTGATCTCGATTTTCTTCCGGGTACCATAACCTACATTCACCACCACTTCCTGCAGTTGGTCATTACTGCCGCCCGGTTGCAGGTATATCGTAGCTGCATTGCTTCCATTTAATGGAACCTCCTGTAGCGCATACCCTATCGAAGTAAATACTAAAGTGGCGTTTTTTGGACAGGTAATAGTATAAGTTCCCGCGCCATCGGTAATAGTACCTTTACTGGTACCCTTTACGGCAACAGAAACTCCTTGCAGCAGACTGCTGTCTTTAGCAGACCGCACAACACCGCTGATTTTTACGTTTTGTGCACCTGAATAAATACAGAGCAGACAAAACAAAAGCGCGAAAGCCAGTTTTTGCATTGTTGAAATTTTAGGGATTTGTGATTATTTAAGCTTTTAAAAAAGAACAGTCAGATCATTATACCTGCTCACCGTCAATTTTCGTCATTGTTATTTTATCGTTCAGTCAAAGTGCAAAAATCATTACTATGGAAGCATTTGTTTCATTTGGCACATTAAGTATTTGATATGTTTATTTTACCAAATTATTAAATATTTTGATTGAACATTCATTCAATTAAAAATAAATTTAAACTGGCTACATTTTGCCACCTTGTGCAATCGGTTGCACAGACGACGGACGTCTTCAGGGCATGGTCAGACTATTTTTTTAGCGGACCTGCCGCCCGCCCATTGCATTTATTAACATAAAAAAAACACATCCCGCTTCATTATTATTTAGCTGGATTCAGTATTTTACTCTCCGGAACTACCACACTTTAAAATATTTAAAACCAAACTATGGGAAGAAAAAGTTTAAAAGAACCGAGACAAAAGGAAATTATAAAAGCGTTCTATAAGGTAGCCAAGAAAGAAGGGTTAGAAGAAACATCTATCGCTAAAATAGCGGAGGTAATGAAAATAAACCCCAGCTTAATTGTTCATTACTTTAAAAATAAACAGGAATTGGTTTATGCGCTGATTGCTTATATCCTGGACAAGTACCTGCTTATTTATAATGTAGAGAATATAGATGTCCCCACTTTAACTGATCTTAAAAAAGTGATCGACAACTTGTTTTCAAAGCAATGGAATAGTCTTTTCGACGACGGATTATTCTACAGTTGTTATGCGCTCACCTTCAGGGATAAAAAAGTAAAACAGATGTATCATACTATCGGCAGCACCCTCCGCAGCAGGCTGGCAGTGTTTCTTGCATCCTGTAAACATGAAAAAATACTATCAATGAAAAATATTGAGGAAGTAGCCGACAAACTTTTTGTATTAGTAGACGGATCCTACTTTTATGTAAGCCTGGTATCCGATAAAAAGGAATATGAAAAAATAGTAGACCGGCATAAAGCGGCTGCCTATGATTTACTTGGAATTTCCTGATCCCGCCGGCTTTTAAAATATTTGACAATTCCAATAACGGCAATCAATCCCCATAGCGCATTAGCAAAGATATTCGGTAGGTCACGAAGGTCATAAGCCTTTATTGCCAGCCCCGCTCCTCCCAGGAAATTCAGTAACTGGAAAAGCCAGCCGTCAAAACGGATATACCGAAAATTTAGCAAGAGGTAAGCGATGGTGCAACAACCAAAACCGATCCAACCAATAATATCTGATACCATACTATTTTTCCTAAAAATAAGACCTTACGGGCGCTTATCAAACATTTGTTTTCAATGTATCTTTTAAAAATACCAACGCAAGTTATATCATTCCGAGTTTGGTTGCTTTACTGATCAGGATGGCCGTGTTTTTTGCGGCAAATTTTTCGAGCAGGCTTTTACGATGGGTGTTCACGGTGGGAATGCTGATAAAAAGTTGTTCGGAAATCTCGGCATTCGTGAGGCCGGCGGCGATCAACTCCAGTACCTCTTTTTCTCGTCGGGTAATTACTGGTAACGCATTGCCTGATTCCTTCAACGAAAAGGCAGCTTCCGTGCTGAGGTATGTTTTTCCGGAAGCAACGACCGTAAGAGCCTCCAGCAGTTCTTCTTTTGTTGCATTTTTCAGCACATAGCCCGACGCTCCGTTTTCAGTAATGTTCCGGATAATGGCCTGCTGATTGAACGTGCTCAGTCCCAGTACAAATACGGAAGGATATTTTTGCCTTACAGCCTTGCACAAATCGATGCCATTCATATCCGGCAGGTTAATGTCCATCAGTATAATATCCGGCTGTTGCTGTTTTAAAAAGCTCAGACAGGAAGCAGCATTAGTAGCATGGCCCAGCCAATCGATATCCTTCTCATTTTGTAATAAGGAGCGGATGCCTTCAATCACCATATAATGATCATCAACTATAAATACGCTTATCTTCATTAATCAATGGACTATTTATTTATAAATGCTACTCCTGAATCCTGATCTCAATAAGAACAGAGGTTCCTTTGCCGGGTGCCGAGCTCAGGTCCAGCTTGCCTTTTAGAAACTCAACACGGTTCTGGATATTATTCCACCCTATACCAGATGACTGTCGCAGCCTGGCGGTATCAAATCCCTCTCCATCGTCTTCTACCGTAATACTTAACAACTGTTCGGATCCCGACCAATGTAGCTGCACCAGTACATTTTTAGCAGCCGCATGTTTGATGGCATTGTTTACCAGTTCCTGTACAATACGATAAATGGTAACGGCCGTGGTCTGTTCCATTTCAACAGCATCCGCTCCCACCGACTGGTAACTGGCATGTATTACGCCGCTGCGGTCAATTTCATTGCAGAATTCCTTCAAGGCTGCGCTCAGTCCATATCTTACCAATACTTCGGGCATCATATTATGGGCCACCCGCCGCATTTCTTTTATAGAACTGTCGAGCATATCGATACTGCGTTCAAAAGCCTGTGCATTATCAGGCGTTAAAATTAAATTCCCTTTCATAGTACTTAAAGAAAATTTTATGCCACTCAGCATGCCTCCCAACCCGTCGTGCAGGTCCTTAGCCAGACGGGTACGTTCCTGCTCCTCCCCCTTCAGAACGGCCTCTGTGGCGGTCAATTGTTTTTCGGTTTCAAGCTCGTCAATCTTAGCCTGTTGTAGCTTTTGGCGGTGTTTGTAGTTGCGGTAAGCAAGCAACGAAATGATCAATAACGCAACGGCGGCGCCGGCTAAAACATTTGTGAAAATATTTTTTTGCCGGAGCTGCAACTGTTGAATTTCTCTTTCTGCCTGTAAAGTCCTTATCTCACGGTCTTTACTTCCTACTTTATAACGCACCTCCATTAGCGTTATTTTTTTTCTCATTTCATCGGAAGATATGCTATCCGAAAGTCGCATTTTCTGATCAAGAAACCGGTAAGCGCTTTCGTAATCTTTCTGAAGAAAGCTGAGTCTGGCGCTATTGTCATAGGCGTTTACCTGACCCGATGGCATTTTAAAACTGATAGACTTTTGCAATAAAGTATCATTCATTTTCTTTGCTTCGGCCATTTTTCCGGCAGCAATCAAAGCTTTTATAAGTGGGTCTATCAGCGCTATTTGTTTATAAGTATCATCATTATCCTGCCCAGTTTTATAAGCAACTCCAAAATCTTCAATTGCTTGCTGGTATTGCTTTTTATTCAGATTTATGCTGCCGCGTACTTCGTAAAAAGACGCCTTTGCAGTCAGGTCATTTGTTTTGGCAACTAAAGGAGCTGCTTTGTTCAAAACACTTTCGGCCTTCGCATATTTTTTCTCTTTAATCAATCGCAGCGAATAATTTAAGCGATAACGTGCAATAAGAGCCTTATTGCCGCTTTTTTCGGCATCGTTGATAGCCTTATTTTCATATTCGTAGGCTTTTCCCGGTTGCAGCAACTCATCATATAATGAAGCTAATCCATCATACACAGTAGCAGATGGTTCAAATTTGTGATACTGTTCTAATAAATTTGCAGCTTTTAAATAATGATCAATAGCACTTTCGTGATCACCCATTTTTAAATAATCACCGCCGAGGTTATTGTGCAAGTATGCGGCATTAATTTTTGCAAACTGATTAGTGTCTTTTTGTAAAATTTGAAATGCAGTATCAG
Proteins encoded in this region:
- a CDS encoding metallophosphoesterase family protein — encoded protein: MNRKNFLASLPVLAAAPASIGLNNTTVSRKEKPVLTLAHITDVHIRSGDNAPQRFKDCLDKIKKLKVDFFLNTGDSIHDASYNNVKRESVTEQWQIWDDCLQRIKGYDIYSCIGNHDSWWAAPDKKDAMYGKDYVVKRLNIPHRYYSFTRGGWHFIVLDGNNTHDISLDEEQFQWLAADLEQTPANTPTLILSHFPTFGATPILVGGNHTDHKKLKDLFYKHKDKVRASLSGHNHLYDKTFYNGVWYCCNGAMSGFWWGKGDKDSAGSGYYFETPPGFAILKLYKEGGFESEYYPHGL
- a CDS encoding RagB/SusD family nutrient uptake outer membrane protein yields the protein MKKYFTIIVVVVLVSSCKKGFLDRYPQTIIAPQLYFNTESDLSLYINGLLDQPGSSIYMNGNEQSTDDYATTGNVTIKNLMSGNISAQNAPPNWSWGRLRTINYFLDNYARANVSDAVKNHYAGLARYYRAKFYLDKVKNYSDVPWYSHAVSPSDSAMLYKASDPRTVVVDSIFKDLDFAAANVMEKVPAGTPGLWAVKAMYARMALFEGAYRKYHPELNLQATAARFLQLAQQQASDIIASGKFSLTAKYSDLFNSDDLSSNKEVILNTAYDASKKISSSGNFGILDYEQSPSRDLVQTYLMKDGTRFTDNPNYKQLQFVDEFKNRDPRLYATYMYPGLVVIPATTPYVQKLSNNFTGYHQLKGFDNNSTDGTVISSVDVAAIRYAEVLLTYAEASAELGTATQADIDKTIGLLRTRAGMPALSMVVANANPDPVLMAKFPDVTGPNQGLILEIRREKRVEFALEGQRYNDLLRWHAGTTGFAPYAQGLYFPGLGQFDLTGDGVPDIILIGASASIPDDNNKIKNSLGKPLIYYKVGSFGDQNVTLYLQNGENGGATVTGTGTRTFMEPKYYYLPIPVLETTQNPKLKQPFGWQ
- a CDS encoding SusC/RagA family TonB-linked outer membrane protein, with the translated sequence MQKLAFALLFCLLCIYSGAQNVKISGVVRSAKDSSLLQGVSVAVKGTSKGTITDGAGTYTITCPKNATLVFTSIGYALQEVPLNGSNAATIYLQPGGSNDQLQEVVVNVGYGTRKKIEITGAVDQIAGKKIAERPVANILQGLQGLSAGLNISYSSGQPGATPNINIRGMGSINGGGGAPLILIDGVASQTDDLLRINPSDVESITTLRDGASAAIYGARAAFGVIMIVTKKGKSGGRHTVSYNDYFALSKRTVMPDPVTDPFIYRKVMNIATENTPWKYSPFAPWEQTWAKQRSDDPSSAPDVKPNPDDPTKWAYMGNYNFNDYFFSNTNFSQYHTLSFSGSSSGKNPINYLLSADYTKENGLIKLTKNEWDRYGVRSNLGISPTSWLRVEDNISVYQMVKDMPSYNITDVYYTQPVNVPKNPDGSWGNNTAGILAGELTDGGRNKETRFGFANILRGIVTLLNGDLTITGTASNKRELWNGYYSYLPIQVGYGPNDVRTVNAPGSVTNVNGVVRQDIYDLFANYNKTFGAHNIKLTAGYNQEYYQWNPLSVNRNQLISTNLPYIGLTLGSDPSITQSGFGYDYYDYAIRSYFGRADYTFNDRYIATFTAREDGSSRFPPNDRWAFTPGVSGAWVVNKENFWKGLSSAVSTFKLRASYAKQGNQSVDYYGYISGLGKGTSGYLIGGAGQQPITTVPNLNVDPNNYTWESVASTNLGTDLGFLNNHLNFTFDYYIRNTTGMLAPSRVLPGVLGTTAPQQNAADMSTKGWELTAAYNTTFNVANKPFSFNVKAQLWDDKSKITRYDNPLGLFAAKYRQGQTVGEIWGLQSDGFFKSKDEIAKLDESAIVPWGSLDIVPGWPKYVDLNGDQKITRGTSDKSPADLKIIGNSSPRYRYSFNIDMGWNNIDMSLFLQGIAKMDYYPHHYLFWGPYQQPYANIYPWNLDFYRATAATDAEKATYSQSYINAGLANANPNAYYPVLQSWLADNNYGAGLDIPQTKYLLSAAYLRIKNLTVGYSLPHSLINRFGIQRFRVFFTGENLFEFSQIKKFVDPESIIDGYGWAYPYQRKYSVGVNLDF
- a CDS encoding TetR family transcriptional regulator, yielding MGRKSLKEPRQKEIIKAFYKVAKKEGLEETSIAKIAEVMKINPSLIVHYFKNKQELVYALIAYILDKYLLIYNVENIDVPTLTDLKKVIDNLFSKQWNSLFDDGLFYSCYALTFRDKKVKQMYHTIGSTLRSRLAVFLASCKHEKILSMKNIEEVADKLFVLVDGSYFYVSLVSDKKEYEKIVDRHKAAAYDLLGIS
- a CDS encoding CBU_0592 family membrane protein, with protein sequence MVSDIIGWIGFGCCTIAYLLLNFRYIRFDGWLFQLLNFLGGAGLAIKAYDLRDLPNIFANALWGLIAVIGIVKYFKSRRDQEIPSKS
- a CDS encoding response regulator — its product is MKISVFIVDDHYMVIEGIRSLLQNEKDIDWLGHATNAASCLSFLKQQQPDIILMDINLPDMNGIDLCKAVRQKYPSVFVLGLSTFNQQAIIRNITENGASGYVLKNATKEELLEALTVVASGKTYLSTEAAFSLKESGNALPVITRREKEVLELIAAGLTNAEISEQLFISIPTVNTHRKSLLEKFAAKNTAILISKATKLGMI
- a CDS encoding tetratricopeptide repeat-containing sensor histidine kinase, which gives rise to MKKKLLILFANLLLWSTVSDAQTKELDSIKVEIAKHPQHDTTRLNILVDYVLNAVNVNTSQALPYMKEVITLSQKLGNTRGVQIGYIYLQLYYADRGDYSTSMLYADTAFQILQKDTNQFAKINAAYLHNNLGGDYLKMGDHESAIDHYLKAANLLEQYHKFEPSATVYDGLASLYDELLQPGKAYEYENKAINDAEKSGNKALIARYRLNYSLRLIKEKKYAKAESVLNKAAPLVAKTNDLTAKASFYEVRGSINLNKKQYQQAIEDFGVAYKTGQDNDDTYKQIALIDPLIKALIAAGKMAEAKKMNDTLLQKSISFKMPSGQVNAYDNSARLSFLQKDYESAYRFLDQKMRLSDSISSDEMRKKITLMEVRYKVGSKDREIRTLQAEREIQQLQLRQKNIFTNVLAGAAVALLIISLLAYRNYKHRQKLQQAKIDELETEKQLTATEAVLKGEEQERTRLAKDLHDGLGGMLSGIKFSLSTMKGNLILTPDNAQAFERSIDMLDSSIKEMRRVAHNMMPEVLVRYGLSAALKEFCNEIDRSGVIHASYQSVGADAVEMEQTTAVTIYRIVQELVNNAIKHAAAKNVLVQLHWSGSEQLLSITVEDDGEGFDTARLRQSSGIGWNNIQNRVEFLKGKLDLSSAPGKGTSVLIEIRIQE